The following proteins come from a genomic window of Eisenibacter elegans DSM 3317:
- a CDS encoding zinc dependent phospholipase C family protein, giving the protein MLIPNYSQAWGFFGHRLINRTAVFTLPPEMIVFYKYYIIYITEKAVNPDARRYAVEGEAPKHFIDADVYDKYYGGKGTAIHKLPRYWKDAVAEFGADTLLEYGTGPWNVEDMKHRLTRAFERRDAREILRLSSDLGHYVADINVPLHTTENYNGQFTNQRGIHGFWESRLPELFSNEYDLFVGQARYLENTQLAAWEAVINAHMALDSVFDFERILTERFDESKKYSFEQRGRSTIKTYSRPFSEAYHNMLAGQVERRFRASIKMVGDFWYTCWVDAGKPDLEGLISKKVLEEEMKEMEEERQKEQRILARPHETLSYLMMPWQSKIMDNLAHNHQIRTCRCDHGHSAEVDYQSPDFQRLLNYDFEKPRQHLHNTCTDHQH; this is encoded by the coding sequence ATGCTAATACCAAACTATTCACAAGCTTGGGGCTTTTTTGGACATAGGCTGATCAACAGAACAGCAGTATTTACCCTGCCCCCTGAAATGATTGTGTTTTACAAATACTACATCATTTATATCACCGAAAAGGCCGTAAACCCAGATGCGCGTCGTTATGCGGTAGAGGGGGAAGCACCCAAACACTTTATCGATGCCGATGTCTATGACAAGTACTATGGTGGCAAAGGAACCGCCATCCACAAGCTGCCGCGCTATTGGAAAGATGCCGTAGCCGAGTTTGGAGCAGATACCCTACTAGAGTATGGCACAGGACCTTGGAATGTAGAGGATATGAAACACCGCCTTACACGTGCCTTTGAGCGCCGCGATGCGCGCGAAATCCTCAGGCTTTCTAGTGATTTGGGGCATTATGTGGCCGACATCAACGTGCCCCTACATACAACCGAAAACTACAACGGGCAATTTACCAACCAACGGGGCATCCACGGTTTTTGGGAATCACGCCTGCCCGAGCTATTTTCAAATGAGTATGACTTGTTTGTGGGGCAGGCACGCTATCTCGAAAACACACAGTTGGCCGCATGGGAGGCTGTTATCAATGCACATATGGCGCTAGATTCTGTGTTTGATTTTGAACGTATCCTGACAGAGCGCTTTGACGAAAGCAAAAAGTATAGTTTTGAGCAGCGTGGGCGCTCTACCATCAAAACCTATTCCCGCCCCTTTTCGGAAGCCTACCACAATATGTTGGCTGGACAAGTAGAACGGAGATTCAGGGCTTCTATCAAAATGGTTGGCGATTTCTGGTATACCTGTTGGGTTGACGCAGGTAAGCCTGACCTCGAAGGGCTCATCAGCAAGAAAGTGCTCGAAGAAGAAATGAAAGAAATGGAAGAAGAACGCCAAAAAGAACAACGTATCTTGGCTCGTCCACACGAAACACTCAGTTATTTGATGATGCCTTGGCAGAGCAAAATAATGGACAACCTTGCACACAATCATCAAATCCGAACCTGTCGCTGCGACCACGGGCACAGCGCCGAGGTAGACTACCAAAGCCCTGATTTTCAGAGGCTACTCAACTATGATTTCGAAAAACCAAGGCAACACCTACACAATACCTGTACCGACCACCAACACTAA
- a CDS encoding ABC transporter substrate-binding protein, whose amino-acid sequence MSTTSTWTIAGVPEHFNLPWYELIHKQSLVPQGIHLQWQDYPGGTGAMLEALHQGKADVIIALTEGIVKEALKPHSQLAIIGIYVESPLQWGCFVRADAPYEQMSELTQSTYAVSRLGSGSHLMAMVEAQQRGQNLKEEQFKVVGGIEGAVKAIQADEAQVILWERWMTQPYVAQGLLKRIDICPTPWPCFLMAANKQWAHKQAATLKQLHGLVSKEAQALRLNPALAQVIAQRFGLLETEAEAWLQNVRWSTQAIFSEVQFRHTANTLMRCGATPMLSEAQIHQCYQEATQL is encoded by the coding sequence ATGTCGACTACCTCCACCTGGACAATAGCCGGAGTACCTGAGCATTTTAACTTGCCTTGGTACGAACTAATCCACAAGCAATCATTAGTTCCTCAGGGCATCCATTTGCAGTGGCAAGACTATCCCGGTGGTACGGGTGCTATGCTCGAAGCCCTACATCAAGGTAAGGCGGATGTGATTATCGCCCTTACAGAGGGTATCGTCAAAGAGGCTCTCAAACCACACAGTCAGCTTGCCATCATCGGCATTTATGTAGAAAGTCCACTACAATGGGGCTGCTTTGTGCGTGCCGATGCGCCTTATGAGCAGATGAGCGAGCTAACACAATCTACCTACGCAGTGAGTCGCTTAGGCTCTGGGTCGCATCTGATGGCAATGGTTGAAGCCCAACAACGTGGGCAAAACTTAAAGGAAGAGCAGTTTAAGGTTGTAGGAGGGATAGAGGGAGCTGTCAAAGCAATACAGGCCGATGAAGCACAAGTGATTTTGTGGGAGCGCTGGATGACACAGCCCTATGTTGCCCAAGGGCTGCTCAAGCGAATTGACATATGCCCAACGCCTTGGCCTTGTTTTTTGATGGCTGCTAATAAGCAATGGGCTCATAAACAAGCTGCTACTTTAAAACAATTACACGGATTGGTATCAAAAGAAGCACAAGCCTTGCGTCTCAATCCGGCGCTGGCGCAAGTAATTGCCCAACGATTTGGCTTGTTGGAGACCGAGGCCGAGGCTTGGCTTCAGAATGTCCGCTGGAGTACCCAAGCCATATTTAGCGAAGTACAGTTCAGACATACAGCCAACACCTTGATGCGTTGTGGCGCAACTCCTATGCTATCCGAAGCTCAAATACATCAATGTTATCAAGAAGCCACACAGCTGTAG
- a CDS encoding SDR family oxidoreductase: protein MTIQGKICLITGATSGIGQVTALELARQGAQLGLIVRNPQKGEATRQEIIRQTGNESIQIFVADMASQAQIRAVAEPIQQAYPHIDILLNNAGFIAGNRRELSADGWEQTFAVNHMGYFTLTQVLFEMLKAAPEARVINVASEAHRFSNQLDFDNLQLQRGYSAMKAYGLSKLHNILFTKSLAKRLEGTNITTNSLHPGVVATGFASTSSGFFKVLAQLARPMMISAQKGAETSLYLATAAEAAQYNGLYFDKKRPRTPSALAQNPEKAEKLWEVSEALSGLKLI, encoded by the coding sequence ATGACAATACAAGGAAAAATCTGCCTTATTACCGGAGCCACTTCTGGCATTGGTCAAGTAACGGCCTTGGAGTTGGCGCGCCAAGGCGCACAACTAGGCCTCATTGTGCGCAACCCCCAAAAAGGGGAGGCTACCCGCCAAGAAATTATTCGCCAAACAGGCAACGAGTCCATACAGATTTTTGTGGCTGATATGGCTTCCCAAGCGCAGATTCGGGCAGTAGCTGAGCCCATCCAACAAGCGTATCCACATATTGATATCCTGCTCAACAATGCCGGGTTTATTGCTGGCAACCGTCGTGAGTTGAGCGCCGATGGCTGGGAGCAGACCTTTGCCGTCAATCATATGGGCTATTTTACCCTCACACAGGTGTTGTTTGAGATGCTCAAGGCCGCTCCCGAGGCGCGTGTCATCAATGTGGCTTCAGAAGCACACCGCTTTAGCAACCAACTCGATTTTGACAACCTCCAACTCCAACGTGGATACAGTGCTATGAAGGCTTATGGCCTTTCAAAGCTACACAATATCTTGTTTACCAAGAGTTTAGCTAAGAGATTGGAAGGCACTAATATCACTACCAACAGCCTACACCCGGGGGTAGTAGCCACAGGGTTTGCTTCTACATCATCAGGCTTTTTTAAGGTATTGGCTCAGTTGGCGCGCCCGATGATGATTAGCGCCCAAAAAGGAGCCGAAACCAGCCTGTATCTTGCTACAGCTGCGGAGGCTGCGCAATACAATGGCCTATACTTTGACAAAAAGCGACCTCGAACGCCCAGCGCTTTGGCACAAAACCCCGAAAAAGCCGAAAAGCTTTGGGAAGTAAGCGAAGCACTGAGCGGGCTAAAGCTGATTTAG
- a CDS encoding 2-phosphosulfolactate phosphatase, which translates to MRTLDVCLTPDLLPLYPLGGKIAVVIDVLRATSCMVTAFAHGVAAIIPVKELEVCRDWQAKGFLAAAERGGQKVEGFDLDNSPFSYMQASLQGQTVVMTTTNGTRAIEDAHEAEALIIGAFLNKQAVIDYLYQATQSVVLICAGWKGRVNMEDMLFAGAVAEALHSSHQLADDSSILSRSAYQQAKPQLKQALEGCGHFDRLKGFGAEKDVDFCLQENHYAHILPIRQGDRLVRHQ; encoded by the coding sequence ATGCGTACACTTGATGTTTGCCTGACCCCAGATTTGCTACCCTTGTATCCTTTGGGGGGTAAAATTGCCGTAGTCATAGATGTTTTGCGAGCCACCTCTTGTATGGTAACGGCTTTTGCTCACGGGGTAGCCGCTATTATTCCTGTAAAAGAGCTGGAAGTCTGCCGTGATTGGCAAGCCAAGGGTTTTTTGGCCGCTGCCGAGCGTGGTGGGCAAAAGGTCGAAGGCTTTGACCTAGACAATTCGCCTTTTAGCTATATGCAAGCCTCCCTCCAAGGGCAAACAGTAGTTATGACGACCACCAATGGCACTCGCGCCATCGAAGACGCACACGAAGCCGAGGCGCTCATCATTGGGGCTTTCCTCAACAAACAGGCCGTTATCGACTATCTCTATCAGGCTACGCAATCGGTTGTCCTTATTTGCGCAGGCTGGAAGGGTCGGGTGAATATGGAAGATATGCTTTTTGCTGGAGCTGTGGCCGAAGCGCTCCACTCTAGCCACCAACTAGCCGATGATTCGTCCATACTCAGCCGCAGTGCCTATCAACAAGCCAAGCCACAACTCAAGCAAGCCTTAGAGGGCTGTGGGCACTTTGACAGGCTCAAGGGCTTTGGCGCTGAAAAAGACGTGGATTTCTGCTTACAAGAAAACCATTATGCCCACATATTGCCCATTCGCCAAGGAGACCGGCTTGTTCGCCACCAATAA
- a CDS encoding Rpn family recombination-promoting nuclease/putative transposase: MTPDKPYGRYIDLFTDFGFKRIFGTERNKDILIDFLNTLLANDLPPIKTLTYLDKEKAGKKQEERKAIFDLFCEGENGEKFIIELQRAAQSYFKDRSLYYAAFVIQEQGRRGKNWDYSLTPVYSISIMD, translated from the coding sequence ATGACTCCTGACAAGCCTTACGGTCGCTATATCGACCTTTTCACTGATTTTGGCTTCAAGCGTATCTTTGGTACTGAGCGCAACAAAGACATCCTTATCGACTTCCTCAACACCTTGTTAGCCAATGACTTGCCGCCTATCAAAACCCTAACCTACCTCGACAAGGAAAAGGCGGGTAAAAAACAAGAAGAACGTAAGGCGATTTTTGACCTCTTCTGTGAGGGTGAAAACGGCGAAAAGTTCATCATCGAACTCCAACGGGCGGCGCAAAGCTATTTCAAAGACCGAAGCCTCTATTATGCCGCCTTTGTCATTCAGGAACAAGGCCGCAGGGGTAAAAATTGGGACTACTCCCTCACACCCGTCTACAGCATCTCTATCATGGATT
- the xerD gene encoding site-specific tyrosine recombinase XerD produces MDWTLYLAPFKNYLKLERGLSPNSVEAYLRDIRKLIDYCQLKQLSLSPAELTPAHLREFLAYLAELGVADASRARILSGIKGFYRFLMTENIIQENPVGLVEGPRMSKKIPDVLSVEEVDAIIAVIDHSRPKGTRDRALIEVLYSSGLRVSELINLKISNLYLDIGFIKIIGKSNRERFVPIGRSAQHYLKIYLEYIRKNIPIKSEYEDYVFLNRNGTPLSRIMVFMIVKELGQKAGLRKNISPHTFRHSFATHLIEGGADLRAVQEMLGHESITTTEIYTHLDRDYLRQVLTDFHPRAAAKPPTEAPPSPNIAEDKLGED; encoded by the coding sequence TTGGATTGGACTCTTTACCTTGCCCCTTTCAAAAACTATTTGAAGCTTGAAAGAGGGCTGTCGCCAAATTCTGTGGAAGCTTATCTTCGAGATATCCGTAAGTTGATTGATTATTGCCAGCTCAAACAACTTTCGCTCTCTCCTGCCGAGCTTACCCCGGCACACCTCCGTGAATTTCTTGCGTATTTGGCCGAGCTTGGTGTGGCCGACGCTTCCCGTGCGCGCATCTTATCGGGCATAAAAGGCTTTTATCGTTTTTTGATGACCGAAAATATCATCCAAGAAAATCCTGTGGGCTTGGTCGAAGGCCCTCGAATGAGCAAGAAAATACCGGATGTGCTTTCGGTCGAAGAAGTAGATGCCATCATTGCTGTCATCGACCATTCGCGCCCCAAAGGTACTCGCGACCGTGCGCTGATAGAGGTACTCTATAGCTCCGGCCTGCGTGTAAGCGAATTGATTAACCTCAAAATCAGTAATTTATACCTAGACATCGGCTTTATCAAAATTATAGGCAAGAGCAATAGGGAGCGCTTTGTGCCGATTGGGCGCTCCGCGCAACATTATCTCAAAATCTATTTGGAGTATATCCGCAAAAATATCCCCATCAAATCGGAATACGAAGATTATGTGTTCTTGAACCGGAATGGTACGCCGCTTTCGCGTATTATGGTGTTTATGATTGTAAAAGAGTTGGGACAGAAGGCGGGCTTGCGCAAAAATATCAGTCCACACACTTTTCGCCATTCTTTTGCTACCCACCTGATAGAAGGAGGCGCTGATTTGCGCGCCGTACAAGAAATGCTCGGGCACGAGTCAATCACGACTACAGAAATTTATACACATCTAGACCGCGACTATCTCCGCCAAGTATTGACGGATTTCCATCCAAGGGCTGCCGCAAAACCACCAACGGAGGCTCCTCCGAGTCCAAATATTGCTGAAGATAAGCTCGGAGAAGATTAA
- a CDS encoding endonuclease/exonuclease/phosphatase family protein codes for MEELLPRPFWSGFRVRFNILLSIITLIAYATTYIPPTDGWWWLGFIPFGIPGLLLLHLGVIAYWLFVNPSKALISGLTLLVGMSFVKSTFTYTFPPERPATANHFEVLSYNVHIFNVYETPNEANKQKSRAMIDWVAKHPAPIKCLQEYYHSDQSELYNTLRPIALERGYNVYVNSIENLRDKRGFFGVAIFSKYPIVRATEIPLGKKSHQKGILADVQIGADTVRIINVHLQSMSIDENQLFDAIEDEETRRAYAETAQRIRRGMGIRATQVQLLLQDYILNSPYPVVICGDFNEMPYSYAYMRLRRHLHDAFGYAGRGFGFSYNGRLSFLRIDYQFFSEGLRASTFRTRRDITYSDHFPLEATYYIP; via the coding sequence ATGGAAGAACTACTACCTAGACCTTTCTGGAGCGGCTTTCGGGTGCGCTTCAATATTTTACTCAGTATCATCACATTGATTGCCTATGCAACTACGTATATCCCTCCGACAGATGGCTGGTGGTGGTTAGGGTTTATCCCTTTTGGTATTCCGGGGCTTTTGTTATTGCATTTGGGGGTGATTGCCTACTGGCTATTTGTCAATCCCTCAAAAGCATTGATTTCGGGATTGACATTGTTGGTCGGGATGAGCTTTGTAAAGAGTACTTTTACCTATACCTTCCCTCCTGAGCGGCCAGCAACAGCCAATCATTTTGAGGTTTTGAGCTACAATGTACATATTTTCAATGTATATGAAACACCCAATGAGGCCAACAAACAAAAGAGCCGAGCGATGATTGACTGGGTGGCCAAGCATCCTGCGCCCATCAAATGTTTGCAAGAATACTACCATTCCGACCAATCGGAGCTGTACAATACCTTGCGCCCTATCGCTCTAGAGCGGGGTTATAATGTATATGTGAATTCGATAGAAAACCTGCGGGATAAGCGTGGCTTTTTTGGAGTGGCTATTTTCAGCAAATATCCTATTGTGCGGGCAACAGAAATTCCATTGGGCAAAAAATCGCACCAGAAGGGTATCTTGGCCGATGTACAGATTGGCGCAGATACGGTTCGAATCATCAATGTGCATTTACAATCGATGAGTATTGATGAAAACCAACTATTTGATGCTATCGAGGACGAAGAAACACGCCGCGCCTATGCTGAGACGGCCCAGCGAATCCGCCGGGGAATGGGCATCCGCGCTACTCAGGTACAGCTCTTGCTCCAAGATTATATCCTCAACAGCCCCTATCCGGTAGTGATTTGTGGCGACTTCAACGAGATGCCCTACAGTTATGCCTATATGCGCCTACGCCGCCATTTACATGATGCTTTTGGCTATGCCGGCAGGGGTTTTGGGTTTAGCTACAACGGTAGGTTGTCTTTCTTACGAATTGATTATCAGTTTTTTAGTGAAGGATTACGCGCCAGCACTTTCCGTACACGCCGCGATATTACCTACTCCGACCATTTTCCGCTAGAGGCTACTTATTATATTCCTTAG
- a CDS encoding HesB/IscA family protein encodes MIQVTDKAKEQLATLRQQDGYTEAHNVRVSVKGGGCSGLMYDLSFDDQIQATDEVFEDKNVKILVDKKSLLYLLGTVLDFSDGLNGKGFQFINPNASRTCGCGESFAV; translated from the coding sequence ATGATACAAGTTACCGATAAAGCCAAAGAACAATTGGCCACACTCCGTCAACAAGACGGCTATACAGAAGCGCACAACGTACGCGTCTCTGTGAAGGGTGGCGGCTGCTCTGGTCTGATGTATGACCTTAGCTTCGATGACCAAATACAGGCTACTGATGAGGTCTTCGAAGACAAAAATGTCAAGATACTTGTGGATAAGAAAAGTCTTTTGTACCTTTTGGGTACAGTGCTCGACTTCAGTGACGGCCTCAACGGCAAAGGGTTTCAGTTTATCAATCCCAATGCTTCTAGAACTTGTGGCTGTGGCGAGAGTTTTGCTGTATAG
- a CDS encoding NifU family protein, with product MKSTTQLPLSIYTEANPNPLSLKFVFNRMLVPDGVTFDFPDAASTAQAPLAQNLFQEFGFVQRVFMMNNFITITKDDTTDWHEVAGEVKSFLKTYFETEKPLFSVQMMKDYESAFQQGQTTDSEVVKKIKGILDEYVRPAVESDGGAIVFHSYDEGVVKVSLQGACSGCPSSMITLKAGIENLLKRMLPDEVQEVVAEEV from the coding sequence ATGAAATCTACTACGCAACTCCCCCTTTCTATTTATACAGAAGCCAACCCCAACCCCCTATCTCTGAAGTTTGTATTCAACCGAATGCTGGTTCCTGATGGAGTAACATTTGACTTCCCCGACGCAGCCAGCACTGCGCAAGCCCCCTTGGCGCAAAACCTTTTCCAAGAATTTGGTTTTGTACAACGGGTATTTATGATGAATAACTTCATTACCATCACCAAGGACGATACCACCGACTGGCACGAGGTAGCCGGAGAAGTCAAAAGCTTTCTCAAAACATACTTTGAAACCGAAAAGCCACTTTTCAGTGTTCAAATGATGAAAGATTATGAAAGCGCTTTCCAGCAAGGCCAAACGACTGATTCGGAGGTAGTTAAAAAAATAAAAGGTATTTTAGATGAATATGTGCGCCCCGCTGTAGAGTCGGATGGTGGTGCTATTGTGTTTCACTCTTACGATGAAGGTGTAGTCAAAGTATCTTTGCAAGGCGCTTGCAGCGGCTGCCCCTCTTCTATGATTACCCTCAAAGCCGGTATCGAAAACTTGCTCAAGCGTATGTTGCCTGACGAGGTACAGGAAGTCGTTGCCGAAGAAGTTTAA
- a CDS encoding zinc metallopeptidase: MFWIIVGFFFLLSLIVSQTLKSRFRRYSQVGLRANMTGREIALQMLADHGIYDVDVMCVEGQLTDHYNPSNRTVNLSPDVYYGNSAAAAAVAAHECGHAVQHATAYSMLEFRSAMVPLQNISASVMNFIFIASLFGFAYNLFSASTILLTIIACYGVITLFSFITLPVEFDASRRALAWIEARGIASPQEYGMASDALRWAAMTYVVAALGSLAMLLYYVSIFMGRD; encoded by the coding sequence ATGTTCTGGATTATTGTAGGATTCTTCTTCCTTTTGAGCTTGATTGTTAGCCAAACTCTCAAGTCTAGATTCAGACGCTATTCGCAGGTAGGGCTACGTGCCAATATGACAGGGCGCGAAATCGCGCTACAAATGCTGGCCGATCACGGCATCTATGACGTGGATGTGATGTGTGTGGAAGGGCAATTGACCGACCACTACAACCCTAGTAACCGTACTGTCAATCTTAGCCCAGATGTATACTATGGCAATTCGGCTGCCGCAGCTGCTGTAGCTGCTCACGAATGTGGCCACGCCGTGCAACACGCCACTGCTTATAGTATGTTGGAATTTCGATCGGCGATGGTTCCCCTACAAAACATTAGCGCCAGTGTGATGAACTTTATCTTCATCGCAAGCTTGTTCGGATTTGCGTACAACCTCTTCAGCGCATCGACGATTTTACTGACTATCATTGCCTGCTATGGGGTCATTACGCTCTTCAGCTTTATCACCCTCCCAGTAGAGTTTGATGCAAGTCGCCGCGCTCTAGCGTGGATAGAAGCCCGAGGCATTGCCTCTCCCCAAGAATATGGGATGGCCTCTGATGCGCTACGATGGGCAGCAATGACCTATGTGGTGGCTGCTCTCGGTTCGTTGGCAATGCTCTTGTATTATGTGTCTATCTTTATGGGACGCGACTAG
- the mce gene encoding methylmalonyl-CoA epimerase, which translates to MLKVEHIGIAVKDLASANELFSKLLNTKPYKTETVASEAVSTSFFAVGETKIELLEASAPDSAIAKFIEKRGEGIHHIAYEVADIEAEMERLRAEGFTLLNDKPKRGADNKLVCFLHPKSSNGVLVELCQEIRTPSH; encoded by the coding sequence ATGCTCAAAGTAGAACATATCGGCATCGCGGTCAAGGATTTGGCCAGTGCCAACGAATTATTCAGCAAACTACTCAATACCAAGCCTTACAAAACCGAGACGGTAGCGTCAGAGGCCGTCAGTACTTCTTTTTTTGCCGTAGGCGAAACCAAGATAGAATTGCTGGAGGCTAGCGCACCCGACAGCGCCATCGCTAAGTTCATCGAGAAGCGTGGCGAGGGAATCCACCACATTGCCTACGAAGTAGCCGATATTGAGGCCGAAATGGAGCGCCTTCGTGCCGAAGGCTTTACCCTGCTCAACGACAAACCTAAGCGTGGCGCAGACAACAAGCTGGTTTGTTTCCTACACCCCAAGTCGAGCAATGGTGTGTTGGTAGAACTGTGTCAAGAGATTCGCACCCCAAGCCACTAA
- a CDS encoding thymidine kinase codes for MFLEPNLDPKAEQSSQGWIEVICGSMFSGKTEELIRRLNRAKIAKQQVAIFKPSIDKRYNVSHVVSHDANAIYSVPVQHSTDILTHITQTQATVVGIDEAQFFDEQIVEVCTQLANKGKRLIVAGLDMDFQGKPFGQMPALMAVAEFITKLHAICVRCGGVASYSYRLIGSEEQVVLGETDVYEARCRNCFHNEASAD; via the coding sequence ATGTTTTTAGAACCTAACCTCGACCCCAAGGCCGAACAATCATCTCAAGGCTGGATAGAAGTCATTTGCGGCTCTATGTTTTCGGGTAAAACAGAAGAGCTCATCCGCCGCCTAAACCGCGCCAAGATAGCCAAACAACAAGTAGCTATTTTTAAACCTTCTATTGACAAGCGCTACAACGTCAGCCATGTGGTTTCTCACGATGCCAATGCCATTTACTCCGTTCCGGTACAACACTCCACCGACATCCTGACACACATCACCCAAACACAAGCGACAGTAGTGGGTATTGATGAAGCACAGTTTTTTGATGAGCAAATCGTAGAGGTGTGTACCCAGCTAGCCAACAAAGGCAAACGCCTCATTGTCGCCGGTTTGGATATGGATTTTCAAGGGAAGCCCTTCGGGCAAATGCCAGCATTGATGGCCGTGGCAGAATTTATCACCAAGCTACACGCTATCTGTGTCCGATGTGGGGGCGTAGCCAGCTATTCTTACCGCTTGATTGGCTCCGAAGAACAGGTCGTATTGGGCGAAACAGATGTGTATGAAGCACGCTGCCGCAATTGTTTTCACAATGAGGCCTCAGCGGATTAA
- a CDS encoding DUF4105 domain-containing protein: MRLTIFIHLVCLWVLSTYSFWSYAQEHYPQLSEQSQISLITGTAGQPLYAAFGHSAVRVYDPLMGMDLVYNYGVFDFDTPNFYLKFASGRLPYQLEASRGYAGLMYLYAEEGRGLSEQVLNLSQAQKQAIFEALETNRLPENKYYPYDFFFDNCSTRVRDLFQKTLGADLGWSYEGFPEKQTFRDLIHPYLAHRPWIDLGINLLLGLPTDRVAKPAEYLFLPEYLQQAFDQATIRIDGKTQPFVARTTSLLEAPPEATVPTGLTGPWILGILILVFAATMTWLDYRRRRLSYWTDSLLLGTVGLIGCFFVLLWVGTDHQALPQNWNLTWAVPLHTLWMIVVLGSKKLPDYARFYALLATIWYALVLFTWPLHPQPLHPSLIPIMLALALRCWAVYRWAK, encoded by the coding sequence ATGCGCCTCACTATATTCATACATTTGGTATGCCTATGGGTATTGTCTACCTATAGCTTCTGGAGTTATGCTCAAGAGCATTATCCACAATTATCTGAGCAATCTCAAATCAGTCTCATCACCGGCACTGCCGGGCAGCCGCTTTATGCCGCTTTTGGGCATAGTGCTGTGCGTGTATATGACCCGCTGATGGGAATGGATTTGGTTTACAATTATGGTGTTTTTGATTTTGACACCCCCAATTTCTATCTCAAATTTGCCAGTGGTCGTTTGCCATATCAGCTAGAAGCTTCACGAGGCTATGCAGGGCTGATGTATCTCTATGCCGAAGAAGGGCGTGGCCTTTCGGAGCAAGTCCTCAATCTGTCGCAAGCCCAAAAACAGGCTATTTTTGAGGCATTAGAAACCAACCGGCTGCCCGAAAACAAGTATTACCCCTACGATTTCTTTTTTGATAATTGCTCTACTAGGGTGCGGGATTTGTTTCAAAAAACCTTAGGAGCAGACCTTGGGTGGAGCTATGAAGGCTTTCCCGAAAAGCAGACTTTCCGCGACCTCATCCATCCGTATCTGGCACACCGCCCATGGATTGACCTTGGGATCAATCTGCTTCTGGGTTTGCCTACAGACAGGGTCGCCAAACCTGCCGAGTATTTGTTTTTGCCCGAATACCTCCAACAAGCTTTTGACCAAGCTACTATCCGCATAGATGGCAAAACACAACCTTTCGTTGCCCGTACAACCTCGCTCTTAGAAGCCCCCCCTGAGGCTACAGTTCCTACTGGTTTGACTGGCCCATGGATACTAGGCATCTTGATTTTGGTTTTTGCGGCTACAATGACCTGGCTCGACTATCGCCGCCGTCGTTTGTCTTATTGGACGGACTCGTTGCTGCTTGGCACTGTCGGACTGATAGGGTGCTTTTTTGTATTGCTTTGGGTAGGTACTGATCACCAAGCTTTGCCCCAAAACTGGAACTTGACTTGGGCTGTGCCCTTACACACCCTTTGGATGATAGTGGTATTGGGGAGCAAGAAGTTGCCCGACTATGCGCGCTTCTATGCGCTTTTGGCCACTATCTGGTATGCGTTGGTATTGTTTACTTGGCCGCTACATCCACAACCGCTACACCCGAGTCTAATACCCATAATGCTCGCCTTGGCGCTACGCTGCTGGGCAGTATATCGATGGGCGAAATAA